The region ACTTCGGCCGCGTGTTCGACACGCCGGCGAGCAACGTCTTCCTGGTGAAGATGTCATACTGGTTGAATTTCTGATCAGGAAGATCGCAGTGAAAAGACGGGCGTGAGATCGTCGAGGCGCCGGTCTCCTTCGTAGTACACGCGTTCGAGGAACAGCCCAGACGCCGGTGCGGTCAGCGTCGCCGGCGTCCCTGACTTCTCGCGCAGAAACCTCCGGACATCGTCCGGCGTCACAGCGCCGGTTCCGGCGGCCACCAGCACGCCGACCATTCTCCGCACCATCTTCCAGATGAAATGAGACCCTTCGACGCGCACGAGCACGAGGTCGCCGGCTCGGTCGATGCGGATGGCTTCAACCAGGACCTTCGTGGATGTCTCCTCGGGGTCATCATCGGAAAACGACTGGAAATCCTGCATGCCGCCGAACACCGCGGCGGCGGCGCGCATGCGGTCGAGATCGATCGGTTCACGCACCCACCACACCAGCGCCTTGCCGAACGCGGTGCGT is a window of Acidobacteriota bacterium DNA encoding:
- the truA gene encoding tRNA pseudouridine(38-40) synthase TruA; amino-acid sequence: AVREVTGRKTFELYGSGRTDAGVHALAQVAHLDIATNLPPETLRRRLNDELPADINILNLETASHRFHARHSAVGRSYLYQIATRRTAFGKALVWWVREPIDLDRMRAAAAVFGGMQDFQSFSDDDPEETSTKVLVEAIRIDRAGDLVLVRVEGSHFIWKMVRRMVGVLVAAGTGAVTPDDVRRFLREKSGTPATLTAPASGLFLERVYYEGDRRLDDLTPVFSLRSS